DNA sequence from the Geitlerinema sp. PCC 9228 genome:
CCTCACCGCTGGGTTGCAAAACCACGCGAATCCTCATTTGTTGTCCTGAAGGTAAGGGCGACACCAACGATTCTCCCATTAACGGCATGCCCGTGCGATCGATATACTGACCAGAAATATTGCTAAGAGGGCGCATGTATTTCACCGTACCATCCGGGTCTAACAACAAACTATACTGCAACGTTTCTTCCAAATCCGGGTTGCCCTGCCACTGGGATTGGAAGTACTCTTGGGCTTCGCGAACCTGAGGCAAGTTAGCCGTTTCCTCTGCCGTGTTTTCCGAAGCATTTGGGGGGGGCGCTAGAGCAGTGGGCGAATTGCGATCCGCTGCCGTTTCCTCCCCAGGCGTTGGCGTAGTCATAGGCGATGGGGTTGCCGTCGGTGTCGGCGTCGGTTGGGTGGAGCGAGTAGCCGTATCGTTGCTGGGTAGCGGCGAAATGGGAGTTGTCCGTACATCCGTCGCTGGTAAATCATCGCCGGTTTTTGGCGGTGGCGGGGTTGAAGTTGCTCCTGGTGGTGGCGGCGGTGGTGTGGATGTATCGCCAGTTGCCGCTTCGTTGTTGGGAGAGGGAGAGGGAGAGGGAGAAGGAGAAGCCGCGGTTTCTGGCGATGTTTGTTGCTGCCTTGAAGATAGTTCTTGGTCTGGTGGGAGAGGAACTTCCTCAATGTTGGAAGGTAATCTGGCGGTAGGCGATGGGGAAACAGTTGTTTCGGGGGAAGCCGTTGTTTCTTCAGGGGTGGAAGCCATTTCTGGCGAAGGTTGCGATCGCCTTTCTAGAGTTTCCATCACCGTTGCCGTTACCCCCGCCGTTACCACCAGCAAAGCAGCCATTTGCGCCCACTGGGGGATGTTTTTCAGCTTGGTAGGGTGAATGGGAATTTGGTGGCGTTGCTGTTTGTCGCTGGCATAGCGATCGCACGCTGCCACCAAATCAAACAGTTGCAGGGTGGTTAGGACCATGCTATCTCCTGTGGTTTCAGTGGCTAAAGGTCCCAAATGCAACTGGTGGCACAAACCAGCCATGGATTGGAAGTAAATGGTTTTTTCCCAGGGGGAAGATTGGACGAGTGTAGCGGCAGAACCGGAAGTTGTCGTTGCTGAAGCAGACTCCGGTGGTTCGGGGGTTGCGGTGGTGGTTGGTTGGAATGCAGTCGCCGTAGCTACCCCAGCCAGCAGCGTGGCGTTATAAGTTTCCGGCGTACTTTCCAGCAAATCTTGTATGTAGGTATTGGTGGCTTCACGCAAAGCTTCTAACTGCTGGTAATTGCCAGCAATTTCCCCAAGGGATTGGTGGGATGCCTCTGTTTCTTCTTCACCATGCCATAGCAATCGAAAACGTCGCTTGGCCAAATCCCGATTTCCCGCCGGCCAGCGAGGAAGTTTGTGGCAAAGTTCTAAGGTACAGGTTGGCAAGTGATAACTGCGCCAGAGTTGGTTGCTCATTTTTTTGGCAAACTTAGAATACAGGATGTGGAGGGAGTTTGGCGTGGGAGGTTGGGAGCGTACCGAGCGTCGGAGACTGGGAGATTGGGAGCTTTAGGAGATTTAGGAAATAAATTTATTTCTCTCTCCCATGCCCGGGTCTGCCCCCATACTCCGATCCTATCCTTCTAAAGAGCGATCGAGGAGAGTTAACCAGAGGCGGCGGTGACCGTTGGGCGTACTGTAGAAAAATAAATCTACTAATAATTTTAGAGCTAACTGTTCGAGAGAATCTGCCCGATGGTTTGCAGGATCGGTACCGCCGGTGTCATCGCTATTTTGCATGCGTTCTTGATAGCTGTTGGTAAAAGCATCCAGATAATCTCCCAAAATAGAGTACTGGTGGGGCAGTTTTTGTTCGGTTGCTGCTTGTTGTAGCAGCGTCATGGCTTGGCGGATGGCGTCGGCATGGTTTTGAGCGAGATAGCAAACAATCAACACCAGCGACCTGGCTTCCTCGATATCTAATTTTTTGCGCCCTCCTTTGCCCTGGCGTAAAGGACTCGATTGGCGCAACCGCCACAAAACGACCCGGTTGGCTAGTAACTCGTCTAGCTGTAGTTTCGTCGCTGCTTCCAGAATTTCTTCGGAGGTAATTTGGACCAGCGATTCCAATCCCAGTAGCAGCAAATCCAACTGGGCTTTCATGTTATCCCAGGCTAGTTCTTGGGCGGATTTTTTTTTCGGTAGGGGGAGTTGCTGGCTGTTGCTAGCGTCTAGAATCGCTGCGGTTTTGACCGTTTTGCCAGGGAAACAGCGATCGCTTTTTTTGGAAGTAGCTTGAGGCTGCATGGTATCCACCGGGGATAGAGAATTACCGCAATGGCTGGGAAAAATAGTGGCATCGACATCCTATCGATTATTTTAAATGGGCAATAGTCACGCCAATACCACCCTCCGAATCCGGGGCTAGTTCGTAATGTTCGATTTGGGGATGCTGCTGCAAAAACTCGTGAACGCCGGCGCGAAGTTTGCCAGTGCCTTTGCCGTGAATAATCCACAACGCCCCACCGCTACGTTGCCCCAGTTCTCGATCCAGTTCCATGGTAGCCTCTTCCACCCGTCTGCCTCGCAAATCTAGAGTATTGGATTCAGTTCGGACTTTGGGAATGGAACCGGAAGCTTGACTTGCGGCTTTGCTGGAACTGCTTTGGCGAGACGATACAGGTTGGCTGGGGGGAGGTTCCGGCTTGGCCACTTTTTCCCCTTCCAACGATTCAATTTCGTCCATCGATACCGTTAGTTTCATCATGCCAAAACGGACCGTGACTTGTTCTTCTTCCGGTTCTACCTTCATAATTTCGCAGGTTTGCCCAGTGGGAATGCGCACTTTCATACCCGGTTTGGGTTCAAATCCTGCTGGTTTTTTCGCCGGTTTGCTGGAAATGTGTTTGGCAGCGATGCGGTCGATGGCTTCGGTAGCTTTTTGGGCTTGTTGCCCTTTGGTTTTGGCCGGTCCTTGCTGCAACTCGCGAATGACTTTGGCAATTTCTTCTTTGGCGTCGGCAACGGTTTGAGCGATCGTAGCTTCGGCATTCTGGCGCAAGGCAGATTCCCGTTCCCGCAGGTCTTGGGCTTTACGGCTGACTTCTTCGTGCAATTGTTCGGCGCGACGGACCATTTCCGCGGCTTCGGCGGCTTTAGTTTCCTGTTCGGCGCGCTGTTTTTCCATTTGTTCCAAAACCTGGTTCATATTTTCGGAAGCTGTACCAGTTCCCACCAGGTTTTTGGCTTCGTCAACCACCGACGCCTGCAATCCCAAACGGCGGGCAATGGTCAGCGCCATGCTGCGCCCGGGAATCCCCCACAGCAGGCGATAGGTGGGGGAAAGGGTTTCTTCGTCGAATTCTACGGAAGCGTTTTCAAAACGTTCGTCTTGGTATTTCAGGGTTTTTAGTTCGCCGAAGTGGGTGGTGGCAATGCTTAAATGGACGGTATTGGCGAGGTGTTTTAACAAGGCCGTTGCCAGGGCACTGCCTTCGGTGGGATCGGTACCAGCGCCCACTTCATCCAGTAAAACCAACGAATTCTGGGTCATGGTCTCGAAAATTTCGGCAATGCGGCGGACGTGACCGGAGAAGGTAGACAGGCTTTGTTCTAAGGATTGTTCGTCACCGATATCCGCCAAAACCAGATCGAACCAAGGGACCACCGCCGGGTCTTGGGCGGGAACGAACAGCCCGCATTTGGCCATCAAGGCTGCCAACCCCACACTTTTGAGGGTGACGGTTTTGCCGCCGGTGTTGGGTCCAGTAATCACCACGCTGCAAATGGGCGATCGCACCTGTACGTCTACCGGCACCACCGCCGG
Encoded proteins:
- a CDS encoding DUF4335 domain-containing protein; this translates as MSNQLWRSYHLPTCTLELCHKLPRWPAGNRDLAKRRFRLLWHGEEETEASHQSLGEIAGNYQQLEALREATNTYIQDLLESTPETYNATLLAGVATATAFQPTTTATPEPPESASATTTSGSAATLVQSSPWEKTIYFQSMAGLCHQLHLGPLATETTGDSMVLTTLQLFDLVAACDRYASDKQQRHQIPIHPTKLKNIPQWAQMAALLVVTAGVTATVMETLERRSQPSPEMASTPEETTASPETTVSPSPTARLPSNIEEVPLPPDQELSSRQQQTSPETAASPSPSPSPSPNNEAATGDTSTPPPPPPGATSTPPPPKTGDDLPATDVRTTPISPLPSNDTATRSTQPTPTPTATPSPMTTPTPGEETAADRNSPTALAPPPNASENTAEETANLPQVREAQEYFQSQWQGNPDLEETLQYSLLLDPDGTVKYMRPLSNISGQYIDRTGMPLMGESLVSPLPSGQQMRIRVVLQPSGEVKVFSE
- a CDS encoding DUF3038 domain-containing protein produces the protein MQPQATSKKSDRCFPGKTVKTAAILDASNSQQLPLPKKKSAQELAWDNMKAQLDLLLLGLESLVQITSEEILEAATKLQLDELLANRVVLWRLRQSSPLRQGKGGRKKLDIEEARSLVLIVCYLAQNHADAIRQAMTLLQQAATEQKLPHQYSILGDYLDAFTNSYQERMQNSDDTGGTDPANHRADSLEQLALKLLVDLFFYSTPNGHRRLWLTLLDRSLEG
- a CDS encoding endonuclease MutS2 gives rise to the protein MALYNAPAETLELLEWSRLCQHLATFAATKLGAIAARQLPIPETQEQSQHLLTQTKEASDIERLLPNGLQMGGITDVGDAIERVQRQGILSAEELYAIATTLAGARNLRRTIDAIGAADNTGIGTESDRPVVLQQVVAQLRTYPEIEQGIRHCIEEGGKIADRASPHLGGIRQKQRQLRQEIEQKLRRIMQRQAAAVQEQYITQRGDRYVLPVKATHKEAIAGIVHDTSTTGATLYVEPHAVVNANNQARQLAKQEQTEIERILSQLSDRIREIAEDIERLLAIVTEVDLAYAKARYSIWLQANPPQFADREAETQVKLRQLRHPLLVWQQDHEHGPAVVPVDVQVRSPICSVVITGPNTGGKTVTLKSVGLAALMAKCGLFVPAQDPAVVPWFDLVLADIGDEQSLEQSLSTFSGHVRRIAEIFETMTQNSLVLLDEVGAGTDPTEGSALATALLKHLANTVHLSIATTHFGELKTLKYQDERFENASVEFDEETLSPTYRLLWGIPGRSMALTIARRLGLQASVVDEAKNLVGTGTASENMNQVLEQMEKQRAEQETKAAEAAEMVRRAEQLHEEVSRKAQDLRERESALRQNAEATIAQTVADAKEEIAKVIRELQQGPAKTKGQQAQKATEAIDRIAAKHISSKPAKKPAGFEPKPGMKVRIPTGQTCEIMKVEPEEEQVTVRFGMMKLTVSMDEIESLEGEKVAKPEPPPSQPVSSRQSSSSKAASQASGSIPKVRTESNTLDLRGRRVEEATMELDRELGQRSGGALWIIHGKGTGKLRAGVHEFLQQHPQIEHYELAPDSEGGIGVTIAHLK